The Rosa rugosa chromosome 1, drRosRugo1.1, whole genome shotgun sequence genomic sequence GACTCTGCAAAAGTACTTCACAGAAAAATCCCCAAATTTTAGGGATTCGAAGAATTGCAGAACTCGAATCGTCTACCTCGACCGGGTAATCTTTTAGCCTCGATTCTCAGAAACTTCTCTTACTTAATTTCGAGTCATTGATATAgtatttagttttggaattataagtcgaatatgatataattatttctgcatttgattctgaaacaaaacaattcgattccaagttttggtttgagtgaagatttaaagcttttttgagtggagatgatcaatgactgtcttcaaattttagattgatgctgtaacatagccagtgacataggctactgactgggtatcatttgattttggaggggctctgtttccatttttgtgtgatttgatacagagacatggacagtaacataaccatttatatggagataatgactgtgtgtcatgctgtttaggctttaggctttacttgaatggaaattctgctagtgcaaatacatattttataggctcagataatgaaactggccagtgaagtcactggccaggtcgctAGACAAGTCAAAGGCCAGATAAGTCACTGGAAAATGCCCACTCATTGGCAACGTGTGTTAAACTCctgtcactgatcatgtaactgatcatgtaactggccatgtaactgaacatgtaactgatcatgtaactgacgttgtaacttacaacatatgtaactggccaagtaactgatcatgtaacttacaatatatgtatctggccaagtaactgactacgtaactgattatgtaactgcaaactcaatgctaaccttcttattttttcaacagaatttaaacatcagaaatggcaagaacaaaaagaaaagaaagggaaccaagcgatgatgacgaagactaccaagaggtggaataagaagatgaagaacacgatcgaacgatacacagaaagaagaattcgaagaagagcttgaagaaaacaaaaaaaaggagacaggaagaaacagaagaagaagaagaagaaaaagaaccaTCACCAAAGAAGATTACCAAGAAGAgcttgaaataaaaaaaaaaaaaaaaaagacaggaagaaacagaagaagaagaagaagtagaacaATCACCAAAGAAGGTTCTTGAAGcagcaccaaagaggaagaattaaagataacaagaagaatctcagtgcaagaacattagatttgctcaggcagtcaccatttggaaatattgtcgatgcattccatggtggctacatagaggagaagtcagccaagaaatctgatgatttcATTACACTCTTCCTGCAGGCCTACGACCATGAaaatgacctcttcttctttggaaagaagaaattcaggatctcaacaagagatatttcaaagatCCTAGGAATGGCAGAAAAAGGTCAGTTGGTCCCAAAGACTTCTGAGGGTGCATATCAGTCCGACTTTGTCCAGCAGTTTTTTTCAAACACAGCGAGAATTAACAAGAGAGCCATGGAGAAAGCTCTGCAAGATGCGCTCAAGGACAATCCAACAACAGAGGAAGGGATTGAGAAGAAGGACAAAAATgtggcaagattaatcttgctgGACTTGTGCATCAAGTTTCTGTTCCCAAACGCAGGAGGAACAATTTCATGGGACTATGTCAAAGCCTGCGAAAATTTGGATAAGATCGGATCTTATGACTGGGCAAGGGAAGTTGGAAGCTTCTTAAAAAAGTCTATAaagactttgaaaaagaaaaaggagtcaaCCAGCCCATATGGTAATACGGGGGGCTGCGTTCTGATAATACTGGTAAGTTACTGTCAGACTgaaatgtaactggtcaagtcactgatcaAGACAAACTGCATGTCATTCGTCAAGTCactatgactaatttttttttgttttttgtgcaaGCAGTATTGGTTCTGTCAAAAGACTGGAAAAATCAAGCCAATATCTGGAAGGGAGAACGAAGATCATGGGATGAGAAAATGGGACATCCAGAAGCTGATACAGAATTGGACAAGTTTTAACAGCTTGAAAAAACTAGAGGTATTTTCTTCTCTGTCAAAGTAGTTGTCACTGGACACGTCGCTGGCCAAGTAACTATCTTGGTTAAAAGTCACTGATTAAGTCACTGTCACACTGCATGTTCAATGGCCAAGTCACACTTCATGTCACTAGCCTTCATAACTGTTGTAAACATGTCATTGCAAATGTCACATAGCATGTCACTGACATATTGAATATGtttctttcagaaaatctttgaaaacctgaaggaggatagagaggaatcagaatccgaggaagaggagaatagaTCAGATGAAGCAAAGACGGTTCCGGAAGGAGAGGAAAAAGGAGCTGATGATCAGAATTGTGAAAACGAAGAAGATAACCTACAAGTTGAGGTGGCTGAACAGGAAACAACTTCAGAAAAAAACAAGTGGGAGAAAGAGcttcagaaaaaggaggaggagataagaTATATGACTTTGGAGAAAgataatttgaagaaaaaactgAACCAAAAGGAACAGGAACTAAGAAAAATCACGGAGGACATGGTGAATCTGGAGGAACGAAATGCTACACTTGTGACCGAAAATTTCTGCCTTGCATCATcggtgaaggagttagagataaaattgaaggaatttgAGCAAATGTTGAGCCCAAAGACTCACACCTCAACAGCAGCTCAGCAGCACAGCTCCCCACCACCTAACTCAGCAGAAGAAAACACAGAAAAGAAAGATCAATCAACTGTTGAGGAAGGTCAGTCCCATGGGATCTGCACAGTCGAAGAatctgcagcagcagcagctcaatCTCCACCTCACTGCACAGTGGCAGAAGAAACTCAATCGACACCTCCATCacacaaggaaaagaaaaatcaattgACTGTTGAGGAAGGTCAGTCCCATGGGATCTGCACAGTCGAAGAATCTGCAGCAACAGCAGCAGCTCAATCTCCACCTCACTGCACAGTGGCAGAAGAAACTCAATCGACACCTCCATCACACAAGGACTCACAGTTCCAGAGCCCCACAGTCCACATGCCACAGTGGCGGAAATGGAACAACAAGCTAACATGTTTCAGATAGTGAAAAGTCCTATAGTTGAAGAAGCATCTCAACTTCGTACGTTGAGcatagagaaagagaagaagacacCAGAGCAGAGCAAAAAGGGCGAGTTAACAATGCACCTTACACAGCAACATTCTGGTGAAACGGTATCATCAATGGGTCTCTACTCTTACGTTGTGAGATTAAAGAATAGGAGAAGAACACAGAAAAAGGACAACATTTACTGGTGGGGGGATGTGAAAGCAAAAcgaaagaagaaagcaaaggagattgaagagagattgaaagaggctgaaaagaaagaaaaagaagaaaaagaaaagcagaTGAAGGCCTCACTGCCAGAGGCTGAAATTAAAAGGCTAGAACAGATGGTAGCACAACAGAAGTTGGACGATGTACGAGAGGATGTTCTGGAAGCAATAAGACAGATGGACGCTGCAGAAAATGCACAAATCAATAAAGAGCAAGAAGAGAAACAGCTACCTCCTGAGGTCGTAGACTGGGAGGAGAGCAAAGTATACAATTTTATGGACCAGGACACCAAGAGGAGAGTCCAGAAATACTggcaaaatgcaccatcagggtaatactttaattaagttaaaattctattttaaacttattgtaactggccaagtaactgtttatgtaactatcaaagtaactggccaagacgaaaattctattttaaacttattgtcactggccaagtaactgtttatgtaactatcaaagtaactggccaGGCCATCATTCATGTATATGGcgaagtcactggccatgtgaagtcactggccaagtcactgtccatgtaactgGACAAGTAAAGtcgctggccaagtcactgtccatgtaactgTGGAAGTCACTGGCCAACGAGTTGGGCAAgtgaagtcactggccaagtcattgGCCATGTGATTGTTAAATAACCGACATCACAATCTATGTTACTTACACTATTCATTCTTTGCAGAGTATACTTCTGGGATGGAAGACAGTATGGAGCACAGGTTTCAAGACAGGATTTAAAAGACATGATCATGGATGAACCGATAGCAAGCAATTGCATCGAATGTTATGGAATTCTCTTGACTGATCAGCTGTTGGAGAAACAATCACAAGGCTTGGATGTCCCAACTTTTATGAATCCCTTATGTTGGGTAAGTAGTGGAACGATTATCAATCTACATTCAAAGCAAATAATTCTTAATTGATAATaacttgtcttctttttttcttacaaacagtattctgcagaaaatttgacAGTGTATTATGTACATCTGTACCTCTGCGAACCACTGTTCCAGAATCTGGCAAGATCCAACTATATATTCTTCCCAATCTCACATGAATCAGGATTTCATCATACACTGCTCATTTTTGACAAGGAATTAAAGAACTGGTCCCACTATGATTCAAAAAGACCGAAAAAATCATCAACTGGAAAATCCTTTCAAAATGTACAAAAAATGGTATGGAACACTTTCGTCAtactaatttcatatatttaatttaagcaGAAAGCATATTATTGATTATGTTGCGATGTTGGAAATGCAGGTTGACATGGTAGAACTTTGGATGACAGCAGTAAAAGAACAAGCGATGACATGCTGGAACAGGGATGCagaatgaaatttgatgaaaagaacagttcagaagaagaactgaaaatgATGGAAGTTCCATTGACTGAAACCGAGAGAGAAAGCATAAAGTGGATCAAGGATAActataaaagaaaaatggcaGTGACAGAACTCAAAGACAACCCTCAGCAAGGAGAAGATTCGTAAGTACACAGCTCTTTAAAAATGTCAATATAATCATTATAAAGTTCAAattcatttacttcaatttttatatgatgAACAGATTGGATTGCGGACTTTTTGTAATGTACACAATGGAGAAAATTTCGAAAAAAGGGAGAGTTCCAAAGAAGCTCACAAAGGATGATATTTTGAAATTTAGAGCTCATGTTGTAAAGTCATTTGCAGAAAGTAGGCACAGCTGGAACTCAAAACATAATGAAGTGTAGAAATTTGTTTAGGGAATTGGATAGGTTATATAGTTTTTTCGAATTGATTCATCATATATATCCATTCATTTGTTCAATCGGAATTtccattttttaatattttcttgcaGATATTGCTTTAGTATATAAAAGTTTGTTTGATATGATCTTCTGAAACGAATTCATGTACTTAGGTACTTTTTAAAGTAAGTAACTGGCTAAGTTACAGAGAAACTGAATGTCACTGGATATGGCAACCTGAATGTCatagaccaagtcactggtcaagtcactgtacGTCTCAAGTAACTGGCAAAGTCACTGACAACGTAACTGCCCAAGTAACTAGCCAAGACACTAAACGAGTCAATCAATAAGTCTACAGATCTTATAGCAAGACACTGAACAAGTCACCAGCCATGATTTGgcaaaaataattgtaaaaggtaatgtcatgagccaatacataaagcaagtaactgtaaaaaaattcatgtccttatgtaccctataaagtaactggccaagtcactggcaaagtaactgtaaaaaaattcaagtccttatgtaccctataaagtaactggccaagtcactggcaaagtaactgtaaaaaaattcaagtccttatgtaccctataaagtaactggccaagtcactggcaaagtaactgacaaagtcactcactagcaaaagacaagacattaccaaactgatctttttatttttaaatgcagcgtgccgctgcaccgcgaCTGCAGCGGAGCGTTCCGCTGCACGACAACAAACaaagtttaagtttcaattaaaaatctgtaaaaggtaatgtcatgagccaatacataaagcaagtaactgtaaaaaaaattatgtccttatgtaccctataaagtaactggccaagtaactttaAAAACTAATGTCATGAGCTTATAAATAGaacaagtaactgtaaaaattgaagtcactgcttatgtcacttTCTATGTTTGAAATTACCTATCTAACCATTCAACTACAAGTAAACTGCCAGTGGCAGTTATCTAACCCGAGGGCGACTATTTCTCTTGGTTCATTTTACAATATCTtttcacaatttcaaaactcaGAGAAACTTTATACGATTTTTGCCCTAAACTCAGAGAAATTgctcaaagattttctctccggCTAAAACAGCGGACAACGACTGATTTCCTCCACCGTGAACGGTGGGTAAGCAAGAGTGATTCACCGACTAAGCCCCAAATTCTACGGTTCTTCAAATTTACCGAAAATATTTGAAAATCTGTGCTCGTCAGACAGCCACCGGTaacttcctcctccttctttcatataatttcgatttgaatagcttgcgttttgtttgaattagaaaAGATATTTCAATTACATGTGGAGTCTCATCAGAAAATGAATTTGCATGCGACATTTGTTTGACTTACATGTGGAATCTGATGAGAAAATAGTGAGACTTGTTTAAATTACATGCGGAATCTAATgagaaaatgatgatttctgtttgaattacatgtggaatttgatgagaaaatgaatttccatgttagttttgtttgaattacatgtgggatGATGCGAGAAAATTTCAGCCTTTTGTCATTGTTCAATGTCTTTGTCACTGCCCATGTCGCTGCACTGGTCACTGGCTatgatcatgtaactggtcatgtaactgttCATGTCAGTATCATAAACATGTGCATAAATATGTCACTGATTATGTAACTATCAAAATAACTATGGAATTCTAATTTTCTTAACTGT encodes the following:
- the LOC133724712 gene encoding uncharacterized protein LOC133724712: MHLTQQHSGETVSSMGLYSYVVRLKNRRRTQKKDNIYWWGDVKAKRKKKAKEIEERLKEAEKKEKEEKEKQMKASLPEAEIKRLEQMVAQQKLDDVREDVLEAIRQMDAAENAQINKEQEEKQLPPEVVDWEESKVYNFMDQDTKRRVQKYWQNAPSGVYFWDGRQYGAQVSRQDLKDMIMDEPIASNCIECYGILLTDQLLEKQSQGLDVPTFMNPLCWVSSGTIINLHSKQIILN